A single window of Vibrio campbellii CAIM 519 = NBRC 15631 = ATCC 25920 DNA harbors:
- the tssB gene encoding type VI secretion system contractile sheath small subunit, protein MSRDGSVAPKERINIRYVPATGDTQDDVELPLSMMVVGDFTARADETPIEERTPINIDKDNFNEVLEGMSPNVKVNVENRLSDEEGGQIGVDLTFQNMKDFSPEAIAKSVPELNSLLELREALVALKGPLGNVPAFRKKIASVLQDEEARKKLLDELSIGDDQEAKEE, encoded by the coding sequence ATGTCACGTGACGGCTCGGTGGCTCCTAAAGAGCGAATTAATATCCGTTATGTTCCAGCAACTGGTGATACGCAAGACGACGTAGAACTGCCGCTGAGCATGATGGTGGTTGGTGACTTTACTGCACGTGCAGATGAGACGCCTATCGAAGAACGTACTCCAATCAATATCGACAAAGACAACTTTAACGAAGTGCTAGAAGGCATGTCTCCAAACGTTAAAGTGAACGTTGAAAACCGCCTTTCTGACGAAGAAGGCGGCCAAATCGGTGTTGATCTAACGTTCCAAAACATGAAGGACTTCTCTCCTGAAGCGATCGCGAAAAGCGTACCTGAGCTAAACAGCTTGCTTGAGCTTCGCGAAGCGTTGGTTGCACTGAAAGGCCCTCTAGGTAACGTTCCTGCGTTCCGTAAGAAGATCGCATCGGTTCTTCAAGACGAAGAAGCGAGAAAGAAACTGTTGGATGAACTAAGCATTGGCGACGACCAAGAAGCGAAAGAAGAGTAA
- the tssC gene encoding type VI secretion system contractile sheath large subunit, producing the protein MSAEAQAPEQEAALVESGSLLDSILNETRLKPSDEGFDVAKRGVEAFISELLSSSNTEKVDQSLVDLMISEIDQKLSKQVDAILHSEEVQAIESTWRGLKYLVDHTDFRENIQIELISAKKDEVLDDFEDAPEVVKSGLYKQIYTREYGQFGGKPVGAVICDFAMSASSPDIKLMEYMANVGAMSHAPFITSASAKFFGLDSYEELPNLKDLKSVFEGPQYAKWRGLREHEDARYLGLCTSRFMLRTPYSVEDNPIKAFDYDEQVTDGHDNYLWGNSAYAMASKISESFAKYRWCPNIIGPQSGGAVQDLPVYNFEAMGQIETKIPTEILVSDRREYELAEEGFIALTMRKGSDNAAFFSANSVQKPKVFANTPEGKQAEMNYKLGTQLPYMFIINRLAHYIKVLQREQIGSWKERSDLEIELNKWIRQYVSDQENPPAEVRGRRPLRAAKVEVSDVEGDPGWYKVSMSVRPHFKYMGASFDLSLVGKLDQ; encoded by the coding sequence ATGTCTGCAGAAGCACAAGCTCCAGAACAAGAAGCAGCCTTAGTTGAATCAGGCTCACTTCTGGATAGCATTCTTAACGAAACTCGTTTAAAGCCAAGTGATGAAGGTTTTGACGTTGCAAAACGCGGCGTAGAAGCGTTCATCAGTGAGCTACTAAGCAGCTCGAACACAGAGAAAGTAGACCAATCTTTGGTTGACCTAATGATCTCTGAAATCGATCAAAAACTGTCTAAGCAAGTTGATGCGATTCTTCACAGCGAAGAAGTTCAAGCGATTGAGTCAACGTGGCGTGGTCTTAAGTACCTTGTTGATCACACTGACTTCCGTGAGAACATTCAAATTGAACTGATTTCTGCGAAGAAAGATGAAGTACTTGATGACTTCGAAGACGCTCCAGAAGTGGTGAAGTCTGGTCTTTACAAACAGATCTACACACGTGAATACGGTCAATTTGGTGGTAAACCAGTTGGTGCTGTTATCTGTGATTTCGCGATGTCAGCGTCCTCTCCAGATATTAAGTTGATGGAATACATGGCGAACGTGGGTGCAATGTCTCATGCACCTTTCATCACGTCTGCTTCGGCTAAGTTCTTTGGTCTAGATAGCTACGAAGAGCTACCAAACCTGAAAGACCTTAAGTCAGTATTCGAAGGCCCACAATACGCGAAATGGCGCGGTCTACGTGAACACGAAGATGCACGTTACCTAGGTCTATGTACGTCTCGCTTTATGCTACGTACGCCTTACTCAGTAGAAGATAACCCAATTAAGGCGTTTGACTACGATGAGCAAGTTACAGATGGCCACGATAACTACCTATGGGGTAACTCTGCGTACGCAATGGCTTCTAAGATAAGTGAGTCATTTGCTAAGTACCGTTGGTGTCCAAACATCATTGGTCCTCAAAGTGGTGGTGCAGTTCAAGACCTGCCGGTTTACAACTTTGAAGCAATGGGTCAAATTGAAACTAAGATCCCAACTGAGATCCTTGTTTCTGACCGTCGTGAGTACGAACTAGCAGAAGAGGGCTTTATTGCTCTAACCATGCGTAAAGGTTCTGACAACGCGGCATTCTTCTCTGCTAACTCTGTTCAAAAGCCAAAAGTGTTTGCGAACACGCCAGAAGGCAAACAAGCAGAGATGAACTACAAGCTAGGTACTCAGCTTCCTTACATGTTCATCATCAACCGTCTGGCACACTACATCAAAGTGCTACAGCGTGAGCAAATCGGTTCTTGGAAAGAGCGTTCTGACCTAGAAATCGAACTGAACAAGTGGATCCGTCAATACGTTTCTGATCAGGAAAACCCGCCAGCGGAAGTTCGTGGGCGTCGTCCACTGCGTGCTGCTAAGGTTGAGGTATCAGACGTAGAAGGCGATCCAGGCTGGTACAAAGTATCAATGTCTGTCCGTCCTCACTTCAAGTACATGGGCGCAAGCTTCGACTTGTCTCTAGTGGGTAAACTAGACCAGTAA
- the tssE gene encoding type VI secretion system baseplate subunit TssE yields the protein MEKGYRLLERIELGEPKNCYEKVVSHKHLIESIHSHLADLLNTHSGNAMIDNEYGLPDFNDVLSNNTNLVRHIQQNITSTIERFEPRLLNVEVHYREDHHNPLQLGFGIRGEVSHNGGKVPMSIDVYMGTDGQFNV from the coding sequence ATGGAAAAAGGTTATCGTCTTTTAGAGCGAATTGAGTTGGGTGAGCCAAAAAATTGCTACGAGAAAGTAGTGTCTCATAAGCATTTGATCGAATCCATACACTCTCACCTCGCTGATTTGCTGAATACCCACTCTGGTAATGCAATGATCGACAATGAATATGGCCTGCCAGATTTTAACGACGTGCTTTCCAATAACACGAACCTCGTTCGTCACATTCAACAAAACATCACATCAACCATAGAACGCTTTGAACCGCGACTGCTGAATGTCGAGGTTCATTACCGTGAAGACCACCATAACCCATTACAACTCGGCTTTGGTATTCGCGGCGAAGTTTCCCATAACGGCGGTAAAGTCCCAATGTCGATCGATGTCTACATGGGAACCGACGGCCAATTTAACGTTTAG
- the tssF gene encoding type VI secretion system baseplate subunit TssF — MSNSKYFQDELTYLRESGSEFAKYHPKLTHFLSEGTFDPDVERLLEGFAFLTGRIREKIDDELPELTQSLMTLLWPHYMRSIPSLCISELKPHTGSVTEKTVVKRGAEMASEQVEGTQCLFRTCYDVNLYPITITNIEQTNSRTSSAVDVTLSTEHGLELSRIGLDTLRLHLHGEIYVTRTVFLWLFRYLDYVELDVGGGYKHRLGPEYVKPVGHEEDEALLPYSKNSFAGYRLLQEFFSLPEKFMFFDIQGLEWLKGIPQRSTVKVKFFFKRALPSEVVLKDKHFRLHCTPAVNLFEKDGDPIRLEHRRNEYKVRPQSNTQDHYEVYGIEQVESWSKDERRRKPLIEFESFEHQINQRDKREFYKSKVGERVSGRGLERYISFHTHNGDIADLGTETVLMKLQCSNADLAERLSVGDITYATHKSPTYATFKNITKPTQSVSPQVNGELQWQLIANMSLNYLSLANIDVLKVLLSTYDFHSRVDRQAHRASIHRLDGIVSSEMKPIDRVFRGVSVRGNQFKLVTNSKFFVNEGDMFLMATVLNEFIRLYSSVNSFTELEVFDEATGEVYNWASLIGQQTIL, encoded by the coding sequence TTGAGTAACAGTAAATACTTTCAAGATGAACTCACGTATTTGCGCGAGTCGGGTAGTGAGTTTGCCAAATATCATCCGAAGTTAACTCACTTTCTCTCTGAAGGAACCTTCGACCCAGACGTCGAGCGACTGCTGGAAGGTTTCGCTTTTCTGACTGGGCGTATTCGAGAGAAGATCGACGACGAACTGCCAGAACTGACGCAATCTCTGATGACTTTGCTGTGGCCGCATTACATGCGTTCAATTCCGTCTTTGTGCATCAGTGAGCTAAAACCGCATACCGGAAGTGTTACTGAGAAAACGGTGGTAAAACGTGGTGCAGAAATGGCCAGTGAGCAAGTCGAGGGCACGCAATGCCTTTTCCGCACTTGCTACGATGTGAACCTATACCCAATCACGATAACCAATATTGAACAAACCAACAGCCGCACCAGTTCAGCGGTTGATGTAACGTTGTCGACGGAGCATGGTCTAGAGCTGTCTCGAATTGGTTTAGATACGTTGCGTTTGCACTTGCATGGTGAAATTTATGTTACTCGCACTGTGTTTCTCTGGCTGTTCCGCTACTTGGATTACGTGGAGCTGGATGTCGGTGGCGGCTACAAACATCGCTTGGGGCCAGAATATGTCAAGCCGGTAGGGCATGAAGAAGACGAAGCGCTGCTGCCTTATAGCAAAAACTCTTTCGCAGGATACCGCTTGTTGCAAGAGTTTTTCTCTTTGCCTGAGAAGTTCATGTTCTTCGATATTCAAGGTCTAGAGTGGTTAAAAGGCATTCCTCAGCGCAGTACAGTGAAAGTGAAATTCTTCTTTAAGCGCGCATTGCCATCAGAGGTTGTGCTTAAAGATAAACACTTCAGGCTGCATTGTACCCCTGCTGTGAACTTATTTGAAAAAGATGGCGATCCAATTCGTTTGGAGCATCGTCGCAATGAATACAAAGTACGCCCTCAAAGCAATACTCAAGACCACTATGAAGTCTACGGAATTGAGCAGGTCGAGAGTTGGAGCAAAGACGAGCGTCGCCGTAAACCATTGATCGAATTCGAATCGTTTGAGCACCAAATTAACCAGCGTGATAAGCGAGAGTTCTACAAATCAAAAGTCGGCGAGCGAGTAAGCGGAAGAGGGTTAGAGCGCTATATTTCGTTCCATACGCATAATGGTGATATTGCGGATTTAGGTACAGAAACCGTACTGATGAAACTGCAATGCAGCAACGCCGATCTAGCTGAACGCCTTTCAGTGGGCGACATTACTTATGCGACCCACAAATCGCCGACGTATGCGACATTTAAAAACATCACCAAGCCGACACAATCGGTGAGCCCACAGGTGAACGGCGAGCTTCAGTGGCAGCTGATCGCCAATATGTCACTTAACTATTTGTCACTGGCGAACATTGATGTGTTGAAAGTACTGCTCTCGACATACGACTTCCACTCTCGTGTCGATAGACAAGCTCATCGTGCGTCGATACACCGACTCGATGGTATTGTTTCGTCTGAGATGAAACCGATTGACCGCGTGTTCCGTGGCGTATCTGTACGTGGTAACCAATTTAAGCTGGTGACCAATTCGAAGTTCTTCGTAAATGAAGGCGATATGTTCCTGATGGCAACCGTACTCAATGAATTCATCCGTTTGTATTCGAGTGTGAACTCCTTTACTGAATTGGAGGTGTTTGATGAAGCGACAGGTGAAGTGTACAACTGGGCAAGCCTGATTGGACAGCAGACGATTCTATGA
- the tssG gene encoding type VI secretion system baseplate subunit TssG produces the protein MITTLTDKSYEFSFYQAVLLLEKHYQLEPNSNFVAVGENKYFHQERIEFSVSPSMAFPKSDMEFITHMERNGQQYSRVETNFLGLHGSSSPLPASYTEKLAGRDPDDNPVKDFFDFFHNRYTSLLYRVWKKYRYHVQYQSGASDAFSGRILHLAGLSDVMQDCDVAELDRAKILSYVNQLSTRTRSPKLISGIVSHYFSLPSVRIEEWVYRRVDIAESQRNKLNRANCVLGQTLHLGQSIADLNGKFNLCIDNIDFETFRQFSYDGELHKTLVGLMRFILRDPMSWDLKLTVNLDSIPENQLGNGEGNQLGQTFWLGNPGEKDAKIRLIGSI, from the coding sequence ATGATTACAACACTTACTGACAAGTCGTATGAGTTCAGCTTCTATCAAGCGGTATTGTTGCTTGAGAAGCACTACCAGCTAGAGCCAAATTCTAACTTTGTCGCGGTTGGTGAGAACAAGTACTTCCACCAAGAGCGCATAGAGTTTAGTGTCTCGCCGAGTATGGCTTTTCCAAAGAGTGATATGGAATTTATCACTCACATGGAAAGAAATGGGCAACAGTATTCGCGCGTCGAGACGAACTTTTTAGGTTTACATGGGTCAAGTTCGCCATTGCCAGCGTCGTATACCGAAAAGCTTGCTGGTCGTGACCCAGATGATAACCCGGTAAAAGACTTCTTTGATTTCTTCCACAATCGTTACACTAGCTTGCTGTACCGTGTCTGGAAGAAATACCGTTATCACGTGCAGTACCAAAGCGGCGCAAGTGACGCATTCTCAGGGCGGATCCTGCATTTGGCCGGCCTGTCTGATGTCATGCAAGATTGCGATGTCGCGGAGTTAGATCGAGCAAAGATCCTCTCTTATGTTAACCAGCTGTCTACCCGCACACGATCTCCTAAGCTGATTTCCGGTATTGTTTCCCATTACTTCTCGCTACCGAGTGTACGAATCGAAGAGTGGGTGTATCGACGAGTAGACATTGCAGAAAGTCAACGCAACAAGCTTAACCGTGCCAACTGTGTATTAGGGCAGACCTTACATTTGGGGCAAAGTATTGCGGATTTGAACGGCAAATTTAACTTGTGCATCGACAACATTGATTTTGAGACGTTTAGGCAATTTTCCTACGATGGCGAGCTGCACAAGACGCTGGTGGGATTGATGCGTTTTATTCTACGCGACCCGATGTCTTGGGACCTTAAGCTAACTGTGAATCTCGATTCTATCCCAGAGAATCAGTTGGGTAATGGGGAAGGGAATCAGTTGGGTCAAACCTTTTGGCTTGGTAACCCAGGTGAGAAAGATGCCAAGATACGTTTGATTGGTAGCATATAG
- a CDS encoding Lrp/AsnC family transcriptional regulator, which produces MISNMTLQGLDKLDRKILSSLLSNGRESIANLSRNIGLSRTAVAERINRLEKTGIIKGYTAQIRVENEGRKAASYLLISCEKGKKNEVTNALKEIPEVRLTSVVGGSFDIIALIEAPDLQSIHHLCNEIESFSGIQKLDTTVVLHQPISR; this is translated from the coding sequence ATGATTTCGAACATGACTTTACAAGGCTTAGACAAGTTAGACCGCAAAATACTATCCAGTCTGTTATCTAACGGACGAGAGTCGATTGCGAATCTATCACGAAATATCGGTTTGTCTCGTACTGCTGTTGCAGAAAGAATCAATAGGTTGGAAAAGACAGGGATCATCAAGGGCTACACTGCTCAGATCCGTGTTGAAAATGAGGGTCGCAAAGCTGCCAGCTATCTGCTGATCTCTTGTGAAAAGGGCAAGAAAAATGAAGTAACGAACGCCCTTAAAGAGATTCCAGAGGTACGATTGACCAGCGTTGTGGGGGGTAGCTTCGACATTATTGCTCTCATCGAAGCACCTGACTTGCAGTCTATTCACCACCTATGTAATGAAATTGAATCTTTTAGCGGAATTCAGAAACTCGACACAACAGTGGTACTCCACCAACCAATTAGTCGATAA